ACGAAAAAGGCGTCGTCCTGAACGCATGTGAAGGATCTACTTATGAGATTCTTCGGCCACTTTTCGTGTCCTCAGAATGACAAGAGGAAATAGCCAGGCTATTTATACCTAACATAAAAGACAAAAATATGCTAACTTGCGCGCTACCCAATAAATTATCAAACGCACTTGCTACATAAAATGCTATCAAACCCAAACTCATACCAATTAAAATAGCCTTTTGCTCACCACTAGAGTATTTTATGGCTTTTATATTGTTTCTTAAAAGCATAAAAAAAGCACTTAAAATTAAAATAAGGCCAATTAGACCTGCGCTCATCAAAATATTTATATAATAATTGTCAATTACTGTAGCAATATTGGCGTTTGGGTCTATATGATATTTATTGGCCAATTGTTTATAAATTTTAACTGTATCATCGTGGACAATTTTGCTTGCAAAACCAGGCCCATAACCAGTAAGTTTTCTTGTGAGACTTGATTTATTAAATATATCAAAAGATGCTTTAATCATTGCAAAACGAATTACAATATCTGGATCTTTTGTAAAATGCAGTGTATAGTGGAGTCTGTTTTTCACAAAACCCGTTTGTGCTAAACCAACAACTAAAACAATACCTGCAAGATAAATCAGCCAAATTTTTCTATTTTTTACAAAAAAAGCAATACTTATCATACCAATCAAAAGCCCCAGCCAATCCTGGCGTTCCTGAGTTAAAATTGTCGCAATCAAAGCACAAAGTGATGCCAGCAAATAAAGCTTTTTCTTATTATAAAACCCAAGAGCCCCAAAAAAAAATGTAGAAACAAGCATTATTGCACCAATATATGATGGAAAACCACTAAACCCTTCAGGGGCACATGCTTTATTTGGCAGGCTAAAATGCAAACTTGACCAGGCAACACTAAAAATATTTGCAGGTTTGATACAAAAAAAAGCATTAAAATACACGCCAACTGAACTTACAATAATAAATATTGCTAATACACTGATAATGGTTTTATAATTGTTTTTTATTCGCGAAACAATCCAGTATGGAGCAAAATGCCATATATAGTGAAAGTTAGAAAGGCTATGTATTGGATTTATAGAAAAAATACTTGACCAAAAATAAGTAATAGAAAATAAAGCAGGAGGTAAATCATTTCTTTCAAATCTAAACTGTTTGGTTAAAATTAACATTATTAAACCGATTAGACCAATACTAATAGCCAAACTATCCGCAGCAATAGATGTAGCAACAAAAACAGCAAACATTAAACTGCTAATATAAAGCAACTGAAAAGACAGTTTTTTAGTATCAATATTCATTAGTATGCTCCTTTTTGCTTTAGTACTGCATAAATTGTTTTTAAAAGAATTACTATATCAAACCACAAAGACCAGTTTGTAACATAAAAACAATCAAGATCAACGCGTGTTTGAAAGTCAAGTTCATTTCTGCCTGAAACCTGCCAAAGCCCCGTGATACCAGGTTTGGCTAATAATATTGTATTAATTGAATCTCCAATTTTTTCCAACTCTTGCGGTAAATAAGGCCTTGGACCAACCAAGCTCATCTGTCCAAACAATACATTTATAATCTGTGGCAACTCATCAAGTGAAGTTTTCCTCAAAAAACGTCCAATTCGTGTAACTCTTGGATCAAAATTTTTTAGTTTTTGATATT
This sequence is a window from Desulfurella sp.. Protein-coding genes within it:
- a CDS encoding O-antigen ligase; this translates as MNIDTKKLSFQLLYISSLMFAVFVATSIAADSLAISIGLIGLIMLILTKQFRFERNDLPPALFSITYFWSSIFSINPIHSLSNFHYIWHFAPYWIVSRIKNNYKTIISVLAIFIIVSSVGVYFNAFFCIKPANIFSVAWSSLHFSLPNKACAPEGFSGFPSYIGAIMLVSTFFFGALGFYNKKKLYLLASLCALIATILTQERQDWLGLLIGMISIAFFVKNRKIWLIYLAGIVLVVGLAQTGFVKNRLHYTLHFTKDPDIVIRFAMIKASFDIFNKSSLTRKLTGYGPGFASKIVHDDTVKIYKQLANKYHIDPNANIATVIDNYYINILMSAGLIGLILILSAFFMLLRNNIKAIKYSSGEQKAILIGMSLGLIAFYVASAFDNLLGSAQVSIFLSFMLGINSLAISSCHSEDTKSGRRIS
- a CDS encoding sugar transferase; its protein translation is IISVAIRLDSKGSVFYVSKRLGQNGKLFNFLKFRTMYKDNDRLLKEYLSKNKEARLEWEKYQKLKNFDPRVTRIGRFLRKTSLDELPQIINVLFGQMSLVGPRPYLPQELEKIGDSINTILLAKPGITGLWQVSGRNELDFQTRVDLDCFYVTNWSLWFDIVILLKTIYAVLKQKGAY